Proteins found in one Nocardia brasiliensis ATCC 700358 genomic segment:
- a CDS encoding HSP90 family protein: MVERTPNGAAAVADSYAFQVDLRGIVDLLSHHLYSSPRVYLRELLQNAVDAVTARAARDRLAPTAIRISVDERGLRIADPGVGLTESDVHRFLATIGRSSKRDEIEGARREFLGQFGIGLLACFTVAETIQVVTRSAADPAAPPVEWLAAADGTYSVRVLEPKAYPEPGTTVRLTPRAGAESWFAPRRVIELAREFGSLLPYAVTVESDGIIMPITDGPAVWHRDYPSQAERRAALLEFGERTLGFAPLDVIDLDAELAGVTGVAYVLAQPGNPAESSAHRVYLKGMLLGDAVRGLLPDWAFFVRCVIDTDSLRPTASREGLYEDERLAIIREVLGDRVRDWLTEIAAEQPQRLAAFLAVHALGVKAMARHSPELFRIMLPHLHFDTTDGRVPLADFARNHPVIRITSTVEEFRQVASTAAAQGIGIVNGGYAYDRELVALLPRLLPGVEVVDLDVNTLTAALDPVDPAEELALTPVLTTARAVLDPLSCDVILRAFHPLSVPALYLDGRAARNERTRAETALGADELWTEILGALDAAAPRAQLVLNHHSPIVRRLSRISDPAFLKTAVESLYGQALLMTHRPLRPADTALLNRAFGEFLSWATRRATGTGDETE, from the coding sequence ATGGTGGAAAGAACGCCGAACGGGGCGGCGGCGGTGGCGGACAGTTATGCGTTCCAGGTGGATCTACGGGGGATCGTCGATTTACTGTCGCACCACTTGTACTCGAGTCCACGCGTCTATCTGCGGGAGTTGTTGCAGAACGCGGTGGACGCCGTCACCGCGCGGGCCGCGCGAGACCGGCTGGCGCCCACCGCGATTCGGATCAGTGTCGACGAGCGTGGCCTGCGGATCGCCGATCCCGGGGTGGGGCTGACCGAGTCGGACGTGCACCGCTTCCTGGCCACCATCGGCCGATCCTCGAAGCGCGACGAGATCGAGGGCGCGCGCCGCGAGTTCCTCGGGCAGTTCGGGATCGGCCTGCTGGCCTGCTTCACGGTGGCCGAGACGATCCAGGTGGTCACCCGTTCCGCCGCGGACCCCGCTGCCCCGCCGGTCGAATGGCTGGCCGCCGCCGACGGCACCTACTCGGTGCGCGTGCTGGAACCGAAGGCCTATCCCGAGCCGGGCACGACGGTGCGGCTCACCCCGCGGGCGGGCGCCGAGTCGTGGTTCGCGCCGCGCCGGGTGATCGAGCTCGCCCGCGAATTCGGTTCGCTGCTGCCGTATGCGGTGACGGTGGAGTCCGACGGCATCATCATGCCGATCACCGACGGACCCGCGGTGTGGCATCGGGATTATCCGTCCCAGGCCGAGCGCCGGGCGGCGCTGCTCGAATTCGGTGAGCGCACGCTCGGTTTCGCGCCGCTGGACGTGATCGATCTGGACGCGGAACTCGCGGGGGTCACCGGTGTCGCGTATGTCCTTGCCCAGCCGGGTAATCCGGCCGAGAGCAGTGCGCACCGGGTGTACCTGAAGGGGATGCTGCTCGGTGACGCGGTCCGCGGGCTGCTGCCGGACTGGGCGTTCTTCGTGCGCTGCGTGATCGACACCGACTCGTTGCGGCCGACCGCCTCCCGCGAAGGGCTCTACGAGGACGAGCGGCTCGCCATCATCCGCGAGGTGCTCGGCGACCGGGTACGCGACTGGCTCACCGAGATCGCCGCCGAGCAGCCGCAACGGCTGGCCGCGTTCCTCGCGGTGCACGCGCTCGGAGTCAAGGCGATGGCCCGGCATTCGCCCGAACTCTTCCGGATCATGCTGCCGCACTTGCACTTCGATACCACGGACGGCCGGGTGCCGCTCGCCGACTTCGCGCGCAACCACCCGGTCATCCGGATCACCTCGACGGTGGAGGAGTTCCGTCAGGTGGCCTCGACCGCGGCCGCGCAGGGCATCGGCATCGTCAACGGCGGCTACGCCTACGACCGGGAACTGGTGGCGCTGCTACCACGACTACTCCCCGGTGTCGAGGTGGTCGACCTCGACGTGAATACCCTTACGGCAGCGCTCGATCCGGTCGATCCGGCCGAGGAACTGGCCTTGACCCCGGTGCTGACCACGGCCCGCGCGGTGCTCGACCCGCTGTCCTGCGACGTGATTCTGCGTGCCTTCCATCCGCTTTCGGTGCCCGCGCTGTATCTGGACGGCCGGGCCGCGCGCAACGAACGCACCAGAGCCGAGACCGCGCTCGGCGCGGACGAGCTGTGGACGGAGATCCTCGGCGCGCTCGACGCCGCCGCGCCGCGCGCGCAGCTCGTGCTGAATCACCACAGCCCGATCGTGCGCAGGCTGTCCCGGATCAGCGATCCCGCGTTCCTGAAGACCGCGGTGGAATCGCTGTACGGCCAGGCCCTGCTGATGACCCACCGCCCGCTGCGGCCCGCCGACACCGCGCTGCTCAACCGCGCTTTCGGTGAATTCCTCAGCTGGGCAACGCGTCGTGCCACCGGCACCGGCGACGAGACGGAGTGA
- a CDS encoding vWA domain-containing protein: MPARSLPAPEPELHAPHGLPGHLVGFVEALRERGIPVGPSETVDAGRVVTVLDLLDRDVLREGLACALLRRTTHRATFDGLFDLWFPVALGERTAARDEVAIPRNAAGEVDIAALRELLAELLTEESAEARLEALAAQLVDQLGQYQSASGSSFSAYQALKDVQPQTLLAKILAGLAAGPDVSAFDTEIARRTARGRIDGFRASVEAETRRRVAERIGRERVASYGVARQSEDVDFLRASESELAEMRRSTQRLARILASRLAVRRRHSRRGEIDLRKTLRKSMSTGGVPIDLVNRKPRPGRPELVLLCDVSGSVAGFSNFTLLLVSALREQFSRVRIFAFVDQTDEVTRFFDPRTQLDKAMARIFTEAGVVGMDGHSDYGNALAGFARNYPDAVTARSSLLILGDARTNYRDPDLETLRSLVRTAKHAHWLNPEMRTNWGSGDSAADKYQDVIEMHECRSARQLTAVVSRLLPV, from the coding sequence ATGCCCGCGCGATCGTTGCCCGCGCCGGAACCCGAGTTGCACGCGCCGCACGGACTGCCCGGCCACCTGGTCGGGTTCGTGGAGGCGCTGCGCGAGCGCGGTATCCCGGTGGGTCCGTCGGAGACGGTGGACGCGGGCCGCGTGGTCACCGTGCTCGACCTGCTCGACCGTGACGTGCTGCGCGAAGGTCTCGCCTGCGCCCTGCTGCGCCGGACCACGCACCGCGCGACATTCGACGGACTGTTCGATCTGTGGTTCCCGGTCGCGCTGGGGGAGCGCACCGCCGCGCGGGACGAGGTCGCGATTCCGCGCAATGCGGCGGGCGAAGTGGATATCGCGGCGCTGCGCGAGTTGCTCGCCGAGTTGCTGACCGAGGAGTCGGCCGAGGCGCGCCTGGAAGCGCTCGCGGCCCAGCTCGTCGATCAACTCGGTCAGTACCAGTCCGCCAGCGGGTCCTCGTTCTCGGCCTATCAGGCCTTGAAAGACGTTCAGCCGCAGACCTTGCTGGCCAAGATCCTGGCCGGGCTCGCGGCCGGGCCGGACGTCAGCGCGTTCGACACCGAGATCGCCCGGCGCACCGCCCGCGGGCGGATCGACGGGTTCCGCGCGTCGGTGGAAGCCGAGACCCGGCGGCGGGTGGCCGAGCGGATCGGACGCGAGCGCGTCGCCAGTTACGGCGTCGCCCGGCAATCCGAGGACGTCGACTTCCTGCGCGCTTCCGAATCCGAGCTCGCCGAGATGCGGCGCAGCACGCAGCGGCTGGCCCGCATTCTCGCCTCACGACTCGCGGTGCGGCGCAGGCATTCCCGGCGCGGCGAGATCGATCTGCGCAAGACGCTGCGCAAGTCGATGTCCACCGGCGGCGTGCCGATCGATCTGGTGAACCGCAAGCCGCGCCCCGGTCGGCCGGAGCTGGTGCTGCTGTGTGATGTGTCTGGCTCGGTGGCCGGCTTCAGCAATTTCACCCTGCTGCTGGTCAGCGCGTTGCGTGAACAGTTCTCGCGGGTGCGGATTTTCGCGTTCGTCGATCAGACCGACGAGGTGACCCGGTTCTTCGATCCGCGCACCCAGCTGGACAAGGCGATGGCGCGGATCTTCACCGAGGCCGGCGTCGTCGGCATGGACGGGCATTCCGACTACGGCAACGCGCTCGCCGGCTTCGCCAGGAACTACCCCGACGCGGTCACCGCGCGCAGTTCGCTGCTGATCCTCGGCGACGCGCGCACCAACTACCGCGATCCCGATCTGGAGACGCTGCGTTCGCTGGTGCGCACCGCCAAGCACGCGCACTGGCTCAATCCGGAGATGCGCACCAACTGGGGTTCGGGCGATTCGGCCGCCGACAAGTACCAGGACGTCATCGAGATGCACGAATGCCGTTCGGCCCGGCAGCTGACCGCGGTGGTATCGCGCCTGCTGCCGGTGTAA